From Kiritimatiellia bacterium, a single genomic window includes:
- a CDS encoding type II secretion system GspH family protein has product MKQARPSREVCGWRAGRRGATLVEVIWASLLLAVIAIAAGAFVALSSGMVAIARNQRTAIEFAHSRLEELRSAGFDAIKPTSQDYITYYLRRTPTGWQHSLTDPGEVIRMLGYDYPITTTVRYVDVDGGAPSYDVLEARVVVKYRRNEPNSVTLWAYFAP; this is encoded by the coding sequence ATGAAACAGGCTCGTCCAAGCCGTGAGGTGTGCGGGTGGCGGGCTGGCCGGCGTGGTGCGACGCTCGTCGAGGTGATCTGGGCGAGTTTGCTGCTGGCGGTGATCGCGATCGCTGCGGGCGCGTTTGTGGCGCTGTCGAGCGGAATGGTGGCGATCGCCCGGAACCAGCGGACCGCGATCGAGTTCGCACACAGCCGGCTCGAAGAGCTGCGATCCGCCGGCTTTGATGCGATCAAGCCCACTTCCCAGGACTACATCACTTATTACCTGCGGCGGACCCCGACCGGTTGGCAGCACTCGCTGACCGACCCCGGGGAGGTGATCCGAATGCTCGGTTACGACTACCCGATCACCACGACGGTTCGCTACGTGGATGTGGACGGGGGCGCTCCCAGCTATGACGTGCTGGAAGCGCGGGTGGTGGTGAAGTACCGGCGTAACGAGCCGAACAGTGTGACGCTATGGGCGTACTTTGCGCCATGA
- the pilM gene encoding pilus assembly protein PilM — translation MLVRELIAGLDVGEEGVAAACVTASRDGLTVTHGGYEPVPEGAGEAEVARVIRHLWRRGRMPSRLVCTALGGGAVLLQNFRYEGLTEEQVRSAVRLEAEEALQIPSSELVLDCHIAGRNGGGHSGEGCEGIFAAAPRAAVDQYRRRLELAGVVPVVLDAAPLALANLWLWLARNRSTDEVVFVVDIGRRQAHIAQISREGRAAARTVVFGAADGEAISDYLAENIASQQEYAEARFGMPAARRLLLTGVRSEDERLRAGLARELAVAVEEWIPLGDPQIRCEGRARALVSDAGLARRMSVCLGLALRGLEDGDH, via the coding sequence ATGCTGGTTCGCGAGCTCATCGCAGGATTGGACGTCGGCGAGGAGGGTGTTGCCGCCGCCTGCGTGACAGCCTCGCGCGACGGACTGACGGTGACGCACGGCGGTTACGAACCCGTGCCGGAGGGGGCGGGAGAGGCGGAAGTTGCTCGGGTCATTCGGCATCTGTGGCGGCGGGGGCGGATGCCCAGTCGCTTGGTGTGTACTGCGCTCGGCGGCGGGGCGGTATTGCTGCAGAACTTTCGGTATGAGGGGCTGACGGAGGAACAGGTGCGTTCCGCGGTGCGTTTGGAGGCGGAGGAGGCGCTGCAGATTCCTTCGTCGGAGCTGGTGCTGGACTGCCACATCGCTGGCCGCAATGGTGGTGGACATTCCGGCGAGGGGTGCGAGGGCATTTTTGCGGCGGCGCCGCGGGCAGCCGTGGATCAGTATCGGCGACGCCTGGAGCTTGCCGGCGTGGTGCCGGTGGTGTTGGACGCTGCGCCCTTGGCGCTCGCGAACCTGTGGCTTTGGCTGGCCCGGAACCGGTCGACCGATGAAGTCGTGTTCGTGGTGGATATCGGCCGGCGACAGGCGCACATCGCGCAGATCTCGCGCGAGGGGCGCGCTGCCGCGCGAACGGTCGTATTCGGCGCTGCAGACGGCGAGGCGATCAGCGATTACCTTGCCGAGAACATCGCCAGCCAGCAAGAGTACGCGGAGGCACGGTTTGGGATGCCGGCCGCGCGGCGCCTGCTGTTGACCGGCGTGCGGTCGGAGGATGAGCGCTTGAGGGCGGGCCTTGCGCGGGAGTTGGCTGTCGCCGTGGAGGAGTGGATTCCGCTGGGCGACCCGCAGATTCGCTGCGAGGGGCGGGCGCGGGCGCTCGTTTCCGACGCGGGGTTGGCGCGACGAATGTCGGTGTGTTTAGGGCTGGCGCTGCGGGGTCTGGAAGATGGAGACCATTAG
- a CDS encoding type II secretion system GspH family protein yields the protein MRDSRLMRRCTAHGFTLTELMIVAVIVAILAAVAVPLMEVNRKRAMITEAEAGLGTIRNAWRAMYAETRNYSRTPNGVEITPGPALVVPGIGPVDLEGQFFKSENYQIVEVEPHRFLLRCVGTTGAVAGVMVTLDQDGTFTRSGL from the coding sequence ATGCGCGATAGTCGGCTCATGCGACGGTGCACGGCTCACGGTTTCACACTGACGGAGCTCATGATTGTTGCGGTGATCGTCGCGATCCTCGCGGCGGTTGCGGTGCCGCTGATGGAGGTGAATCGAAAGCGCGCGATGATCACCGAGGCTGAAGCCGGGCTGGGGACGATCCGAAACGCCTGGCGCGCGATGTATGCGGAGACGCGCAACTACAGCCGCACTCCAAACGGAGTTGAAATCACACCTGGGCCGGCACTGGTGGTGCCCGGGATCGGGCCGGTGGACCTGGAGGGTCAGTTCTTCAAATCGGAGAACTACCAGATCGTGGAGGTGGAGCCTCACAGGTTCCTGCTGCGGTGCGTTGGCACGACCGGTGCTGTAGCGGGTGTGATGGTGACGCTGGATCAGGACGGAACCTTCACGCGCTCGGGTCTGTGA
- a CDS encoding type II secretion system GspH family protein has product MRTKGKSGFTLVELMVVAVIVAILAAVAIPLMSGNKKRAMATEAEAALGSVRTALRAMYAETKAYNKDPNGNTISQNDPVTKIPGVTAEDLEGKYFKSTDYTIAAIGVDTYTIQAKGSTGEVAGVTITLNEKGEFTRTGL; this is encoded by the coding sequence ATGAGAACGAAAGGCAAGAGTGGGTTCACGCTCGTGGAACTGATGGTTGTCGCGGTGATCGTTGCGATCCTCGCGGCAGTCGCAATTCCGCTGATGAGCGGCAACAAGAAGCGGGCGATGGCGACCGAGGCGGAGGCGGCGCTCGGCAGTGTTCGGACGGCGCTCCGCGCGATGTACGCCGAGACGAAGGCCTACAACAAGGATCCGAATGGCAACACCATTAGCCAGAACGATCCGGTGACCAAGATTCCGGGTGTGACTGCGGAAGACCTGGAGGGCAAGTACTTCAAGTCCACTGACTACACGATTGCCGCGATCGGGGTGGACACCTACACCATCCAGGCGAAAGGCAGCACGGGTGAGGTGGCCGGCGTGACGATCACGCTCAACGAGAAAGGCGAGTTCACCCGCACGGGTCTGTGA
- a CDS encoding prepilin-type N-terminal cleavage/methylation domain-containing protein yields the protein MMIQRPAAKRAAARGFTLVELMVVAVIVAVLASVAIPLMGGGKKKAMATEAQAALGMARSCLRAMYAETRDYSRDPNGSQLSAGDPLTAIPGVSAGDLAGKFFRESDYSIQSISRDSYVLKCQGSTGETVGVTITLDQSGNLQTTGI from the coding sequence ATGATGATTCAGCGACCAGCAGCGAAACGTGCAGCGGCGCGCGGCTTCACGTTGGTGGAGCTGATGGTGGTGGCGGTGATTGTGGCGGTGCTGGCGTCTGTTGCGATTCCGCTGATGGGTGGGGGCAAGAAGAAGGCGATGGCGACGGAGGCGCAGGCGGCGCTGGGGATGGCGCGCTCGTGTCTTCGGGCGATGTATGCGGAAACGCGGGATTACTCGCGAGATCCTAATGGGAGTCAGCTTTCGGCGGGCGATCCGCTCACCGCGATTCCGGGAGTTAGTGCGGGGGACCTCGCGGGGAAGTTTTTCCGCGAGTCGGACTATTCGATTCAGTCGATTTCGCGAGATAGTTACGTGCTGAAGTGCCAGGGCAGCACGGGTGAGACGGTAGGGGTGACGATCACGCTCGACCAGAGTGGGAATCTGCAGACGACCGGGATTTGA
- the lpdA gene encoding dihydrolipoyl dehydrogenase, translating to MSTDGYDVVVIGAGPGGYPAAIRAAQLGAKTAIVEREAWGGTCLNWGCIPTKAMIAAAGLARAVRHAGGMGVRAEGVWVDYAALAAHKDRVVERLAGGVRALLKANGVEMLSGEASFVTADRLAVRGAEGTRWIRSRRVIVATGSTSAMPAFLPRHPRVNDSRAFLELRERPQRLIVLGGGYIGCEIACLAAMAGAEVTIVELLEDILLLLDADARAEVRRSMERELGIRILCGRPADSVEAGEEGVRVRVGDRTMEGDCLLVAVGRRPVTDGLSPERAGLEPDEKGYLRADRWNRTRVPGVYAIGDVNGGPQLAHAATSQGLIAASDALGRRPSPNETLVPGVIFTHPEVALVGLTEAEASRQNVRVRVARFPFSALGRAVAAGESTGFVKWLAEEESGRLVGAAAVGPHATDLISEAAVAIRAELTVEELGRTIHPHPTYGEIWMEAAHVLEGHPVHIPPARRRG from the coding sequence ATGAGCACCGACGGCTACGACGTGGTGGTGATTGGTGCCGGCCCCGGTGGGTATCCGGCGGCGATTCGGGCGGCGCAGCTCGGCGCGAAAACTGCGATCGTCGAGCGGGAGGCGTGGGGCGGGACCTGTTTGAATTGGGGGTGCATCCCGACCAAGGCGATGATCGCGGCGGCGGGCCTTGCGCGCGCGGTGCGACACGCAGGCGGCATGGGTGTGCGGGCGGAGGGTGTCTGGGTGGATTACGCGGCGCTCGCGGCGCACAAGGACCGCGTGGTCGAGCGGCTCGCCGGCGGCGTGCGGGCGCTGCTGAAGGCGAACGGCGTCGAGATGCTCTCGGGCGAGGCGTCGTTTGTGACCGCGGACCGGCTGGCGGTTCGCGGGGCGGAGGGCACGCGGTGGATCCGGAGTCGGCGGGTGATCGTCGCGACGGGGTCAACCTCCGCGATGCCGGCGTTTCTGCCGCGTCATCCGCGGGTGAACGACAGCCGCGCGTTTCTCGAGCTGAGAGAACGGCCGCAGCGGCTGATTGTGCTGGGCGGCGGGTACATCGGGTGCGAAATCGCATGCCTGGCGGCGATGGCCGGCGCGGAGGTGACGATCGTCGAGCTGCTGGAGGACATCCTGTTGCTGCTGGATGCGGACGCGCGGGCGGAGGTGCGGCGCTCGATGGAGCGGGAGCTGGGCATTCGGATTTTGTGCGGCCGGCCCGCGGACTCGGTGGAGGCGGGGGAGGAGGGCGTGCGGGTGCGTGTGGGCGATAGGACGATGGAGGGGGACTGTCTGCTGGTGGCGGTCGGCCGGCGGCCGGTAACGGACGGGCTGTCACCGGAGCGCGCGGGGCTGGAACCTGATGAGAAAGGCTACCTGCGCGCGGACCGTTGGAACCGGACCCGCGTGCCGGGAGTGTATGCGATCGGGGACGTGAACGGCGGCCCGCAACTCGCGCACGCGGCGACCTCGCAGGGGTTGATTGCGGCGTCGGACGCGCTGGGCCGGCGGCCCTCGCCGAACGAGACGCTTGTGCCGGGAGTGATCTTCACGCATCCGGAAGTTGCGCTCGTCGGTCTGACAGAAGCCGAGGCGAGCCGCCAAAATGTACGGGTGAGGGTGGCGCGTTTCCCATTTTCCGCATTGGGGAGGGCGGTGGCGGCGGGGGAGTCCACCGGTTTCGTGAAATGGCTTGCTGAAGAAGAGAGCGGCCGGCTGGTCGGCGCCGCAGCGGTCGGCCCACACGCTACGGATTTGATCTCCGAGGCAGCCGTGGCGATTCGCGCGGAGCTGACGGTGGAGGAGCTGGGCCGGACGATTCATCCGCATCCGACCTACGGGGAGATCTGGATGGAGGCGGCGCACGTCCTGGAGGGGCATCCGGTTCACATTCCGCCCGCGCGACGGCGCGGCTGA
- a CDS encoding 2-oxo acid dehydrogenase subunit E2: MPHAVAMPKPGQFTEECTILRWHKREGDPVAKGDILFEIETDKANMEVESFYEGTLLKIIAKEGATVPVQATVAFIGQPGEAIPEVAPPAPAARSAVAPAATRTAAVVSSAPAVPARVSAETPPPEPVSRASSPMPVAPVAPVAEPSRLRISPRARRRAREAAIDPARVPGSGPGGRITERDVNAWLEAQGYAALRITPAAKELARREGVDILTVRGTGEHGRIRVEDVQRAIAERPQPMSRMRQVIAQRLTHSFTTTPHFFVTVPVDMTELLAFRQRLKAEGAPYTVTDFIAEAVVQALVEFPQMNSHTDGRQVWRSTRVHLGIAVALDAGLVVPVVRDADELSFLELHERAAALVEKARAGKLTPDEMSGGTFTISNMGMLDVEQFTAIINPGEGAILAVASTRATPWVRDGRVEVRQIMRITLSADHRLVDGATAARFANAIRVRLEDPAVWRSWV; encoded by the coding sequence ATGCCGCATGCGGTTGCGATGCCGAAACCGGGGCAGTTCACCGAGGAGTGCACGATTCTGCGTTGGCATAAGCGCGAGGGAGATCCGGTCGCGAAGGGCGACATCCTGTTCGAGATCGAGACCGACAAGGCGAACATGGAGGTCGAGAGTTTTTATGAGGGGACGCTGCTGAAAATCATCGCGAAGGAGGGCGCGACGGTGCCGGTGCAGGCGACGGTCGCGTTCATCGGCCAGCCGGGCGAGGCGATACCGGAAGTCGCGCCGCCGGCGCCCGCGGCGCGCTCGGCGGTGGCGCCCGCCGCGACGCGAACGGCCGCAGTGGTCTCCTCCGCACCAGCGGTCCCCGCGCGTGTTTCGGCCGAGACGCCTCCGCCGGAGCCCGTGTCGAGAGCGTCGTCGCCGATGCCGGTTGCACCCGTGGCGCCGGTGGCGGAGCCAAGCCGGCTGCGGATCAGTCCGCGGGCGCGTCGGCGCGCGCGGGAGGCGGCGATTGATCCGGCGCGCGTGCCGGGCAGCGGTCCGGGAGGGCGGATCACCGAGCGCGACGTGAACGCCTGGCTCGAGGCGCAGGGATACGCTGCGTTGCGGATCACCCCGGCCGCGAAGGAACTGGCGCGGCGCGAGGGCGTGGACATCCTGACGGTGCGCGGTACGGGCGAACACGGCCGCATTCGCGTCGAAGACGTACAACGGGCGATCGCGGAACGGCCGCAGCCGATGAGCCGGATGCGGCAGGTGATCGCGCAACGGCTGACCCACAGTTTTACGACGACGCCGCACTTTTTTGTGACGGTGCCGGTGGACATGACCGAGCTGCTGGCGTTCCGGCAGCGACTGAAGGCAGAGGGTGCGCCCTACACGGTGACGGACTTCATTGCGGAGGCGGTGGTTCAGGCGCTGGTGGAGTTCCCGCAGATGAACAGCCATACGGACGGCCGCCAGGTGTGGCGTTCAACCCGGGTGCACCTGGGAATCGCGGTCGCGCTCGACGCGGGCCTCGTGGTGCCGGTGGTGCGGGATGCGGACGAGCTCTCGTTCCTCGAGCTCCACGAGCGGGCGGCGGCGCTGGTGGAGAAGGCACGTGCGGGCAAGCTGACGCCGGACGAGATGAGCGGCGGCACGTTCACGATCTCGAACATGGGCATGCTCGACGTGGAACAGTTCACCGCCATCATCAATCCGGGCGAGGGCGCGATCCTGGCGGTGGCGAGCACGCGCGCGACCCCATGGGTGCGCGACGGGCGGGTGGAGGTGCGGCAGATCATGCGGATCACGCTTTCGGCGGATCACCGACTGGTGGATGGCGCGACGGCGGCGCGTTTTGCGAACGCGATCCGGGTGCGGCTCGAGGACCCTGCCGTGTGGCGGTCGTGGGTGTGA
- a CDS encoding dehydrogenase E1 component subunit alpha/beta → MSKPNYLSDLRPDFTPFEIDCGRIPGFQYRGTLAGELAAGRLTPATALEIFEDMLIVREVEDMIVRLRSGAYDPLPGYNYRGPTHVSIGQEGTSVGACSALRLRDRITSTHRGHGDSLAKGCAAIRRMGEAELRSRVPGSSASGAALLEEVLEDHVYRTIAELFGKEDGYCRGRGGGMHIADFRIGHLGANAIVGGGVPIATGAAMALRYLRASDIVCCFAGDGAYANGVVLESLNFAAQAQWTNHLAGDRPFGLPIIFLIQDNLYAMTGRSVDEVLGVRWLARRGAGFAENNLHAEVVNGMDVLAVWDAVQRAAERCRAGEGPVLLDVITYRYYGHSLGDPRVEYRTKDEEAAWRAVDPVESFRRQLLEARVASAEELAAIETRVRERNTRAAIRAAEAPDPKPEEVLRFMYTDRRCDEVPPEFRNVTVLDRDASRVKRDAEGRINYRDAIKEGMVEEMLRDRRVILYGEDVAEYGNAFKLTKGMLETFGRERVFNTPISEACICGTAVGAAMIGLRPVAELMYMDFALMASDQISNQAAKWHYMSGGQTTLPLVIRASVGGGKGYGGQHSQTLESVFAHIPGLYVVYPSTPYDAKGLIKASIRDDNPVMFVESQLLYSEKGVVPEEEYLVPIGVADVKREGRDLTFVGWGPAILDALKAAEVLAKEGVEAEVVDIRSLVPLDEETILRSVAKTGRCVVVSQAVQIGSFTAEIVSRIVEKAFDDLDAPVVRVGAKDGIAPQSHILEAAFLPNAQDMIAAARRIL, encoded by the coding sequence ATGAGCAAACCGAACTATTTGAGCGATCTGAGGCCGGACTTCACACCGTTTGAGATCGACTGCGGGCGGATCCCGGGGTTTCAGTACCGCGGTACGCTGGCGGGGGAACTCGCCGCCGGGCGTCTCACACCGGCGACCGCGCTGGAGATTTTTGAGGACATGCTGATCGTGCGCGAGGTGGAGGACATGATCGTGCGGCTCCGGTCGGGCGCGTACGATCCGCTGCCCGGCTACAACTACCGGGGGCCGACGCACGTGTCGATCGGGCAGGAGGGGACGTCGGTCGGCGCCTGCTCGGCGCTGCGGCTGCGCGATCGGATCACGAGCACGCACCGCGGCCACGGCGATAGCCTTGCGAAAGGGTGTGCGGCGATCCGCCGGATGGGGGAGGCGGAGCTGCGCTCGCGCGTGCCGGGCTCCAGTGCGAGCGGTGCGGCGCTGCTGGAGGAAGTGCTGGAGGACCATGTGTACCGCACGATCGCGGAGCTGTTCGGCAAGGAGGACGGCTACTGCCGCGGGCGCGGTGGCGGCATGCACATCGCGGACTTCCGGATCGGGCACTTGGGGGCGAACGCGATTGTCGGTGGCGGCGTGCCGATCGCGACCGGCGCGGCGATGGCGCTGAGGTATCTGCGCGCCTCTGACATCGTCTGCTGTTTTGCGGGCGATGGCGCCTACGCGAACGGCGTAGTGCTCGAGTCGCTGAATTTCGCCGCGCAGGCGCAGTGGACGAACCACCTGGCGGGGGACCGGCCGTTCGGGCTGCCGATCATTTTCTTGATCCAGGACAACCTCTACGCGATGACGGGGCGTTCGGTGGACGAGGTGCTCGGCGTGCGGTGGCTGGCGCGGCGCGGCGCTGGGTTCGCCGAAAACAACCTGCACGCGGAGGTGGTGAACGGCATGGACGTGTTGGCGGTGTGGGACGCGGTGCAGCGCGCGGCGGAGCGCTGCCGCGCGGGCGAGGGACCGGTGTTGCTGGACGTGATCACCTACCGCTACTACGGGCACTCGCTCGGCGACCCCCGCGTGGAGTACCGCACGAAGGACGAGGAGGCGGCCTGGCGCGCGGTGGACCCGGTGGAGAGCTTTCGGCGACAGCTGCTCGAGGCGCGCGTCGCCAGTGCGGAGGAGCTGGCCGCGATCGAGACGCGGGTGCGGGAGCGCAACACGCGCGCGGCGATCCGCGCCGCGGAGGCGCCGGACCCCAAGCCCGAGGAGGTGCTCCGCTTCATGTACACTGACCGGCGCTGCGACGAGGTGCCGCCCGAGTTTCGGAACGTAACGGTGCTCGACCGTGACGCGTCGAGGGTGAAGCGCGACGCGGAGGGGCGCATCAACTACCGCGACGCGATCAAGGAGGGCATGGTCGAGGAGATGCTGCGGGACCGGCGGGTGATCCTGTATGGGGAGGACGTCGCGGAGTACGGCAACGCGTTCAAGCTGACGAAGGGGATGCTGGAGACCTTCGGCCGCGAGCGGGTGTTCAACACGCCGATTTCCGAGGCGTGCATCTGCGGCACCGCGGTGGGCGCGGCGATGATCGGGCTGCGGCCGGTCGCGGAGCTGATGTACATGGACTTCGCGCTGATGGCGTCGGACCAGATCAGCAACCAGGCGGCGAAGTGGCACTACATGAGCGGCGGGCAGACGACGCTGCCGCTGGTGATCCGCGCGTCGGTCGGTGGGGGCAAGGGCTACGGCGGCCAGCACTCGCAAACGCTCGAGAGCGTGTTCGCGCACATCCCGGGGCTCTACGTGGTGTATCCATCGACGCCGTACGACGCCAAGGGGCTGATCAAGGCCTCGATCCGCGACGACAACCCGGTGATGTTCGTCGAGTCGCAATTGCTCTATTCGGAGAAGGGTGTGGTGCCGGAGGAGGAGTACCTGGTGCCGATCGGTGTCGCGGACGTGAAGCGGGAGGGACGAGACCTGACGTTTGTGGGCTGGGGGCCGGCGATTTTGGATGCGTTGAAGGCCGCGGAGGTGCTCGCGAAGGAGGGCGTCGAGGCGGAGGTGGTGGACATTCGGTCGCTGGTGCCGCTGGACGAGGAGACGATTCTGCGGTCGGTCGCAAAGACGGGGCGCTGCGTGGTGGTCAGCCAGGCGGTGCAGATCGGCAGTTTCACCGCGGAGATTGTGTCGCGGATTGTGGAGAAGGCGTTCGACGACCTAGACGCGCCGGTGGTGCGCGTGGGCGCGAAAGACGGGATCGCGCCGCAGTCGCACATTCTGGAGGCTGCGTTTCTGCCGAACGCGCAGGACATGATCGCCGCCGCGCGCCGGATTCTGTGA
- a CDS encoding DeoR/GlpR family DNA-binding transcription regulator: MIRNGQLPVERWERIREALREARILRVGELCRRVGASAATLRRDLAALERRGELRRVHGGAVSVESRLEEPGFEDKAGRAAREKARIAEAALAQIMPGMTVYLDGGSTVLALARALRTRQDVVVVTNSLRAAVELAGQGPRTILIGGELRRLSQTLVGPLTRHVLDVLQMDVAFMGAMGIGPDGEITTTDPAEAFTKEWVMRRSARVVLLADRSKFGKVSFARAGHLRDVDVLITDGRLGPEWARRIRAAGATLVSA; encoded by the coding sequence ATGATCCGAAACGGCCAGCTGCCGGTCGAGCGGTGGGAGAGGATTCGCGAAGCGCTGCGCGAGGCGCGGATTCTGCGGGTCGGCGAGCTGTGCCGGCGGGTGGGCGCCTCCGCGGCGACGCTGCGGCGGGATCTGGCGGCGCTGGAGCGGCGGGGGGAGCTGAGGCGGGTGCACGGTGGCGCGGTGAGCGTGGAGAGCCGGCTGGAGGAGCCGGGGTTTGAGGACAAGGCCGGCCGCGCGGCGCGGGAGAAGGCGAGGATTGCGGAGGCGGCGCTGGCGCAGATCATGCCGGGCATGACGGTGTATCTGGACGGGGGCAGCACGGTGTTGGCGCTGGCGCGCGCGCTGCGGACGCGGCAGGACGTGGTGGTGGTGACGAACTCGCTGCGCGCGGCGGTGGAGCTGGCGGGTCAGGGGCCGCGGACGATTCTGATTGGCGGCGAGCTGCGGCGGCTCAGCCAGACGCTGGTGGGACCGCTGACGCGGCACGTGTTGGACGTGCTGCAGATGGATGTCGCGTTCATGGGGGCGATGGGGATCGGGCCGGACGGCGAGATCACCACCACCGATCCGGCGGAGGCGTTCACGAAGGAGTGGGTGATGCGGCGGTCGGCGCGCGTGGTGCTGCTGGCCGACCGCAGCAAGTTCGGGAAGGTGTCGTTCGCGCGGGCGGGGCACCTGCGCGATGTGGACGTGTTGATTACGGATGGCCGGTTGGGGCCGGAGTGGGCGCGCCGCATCCGCGCGGCCGGCGCGACACTGGTGAGCGCATGA
- a CDS encoding PorT family protein produces the protein MKIGDRRMLIAGTLVLALSSSFAEGWRAGARGGLAVPRLRGGGNEISRGYESILAPNFGLTVERDLDADWSVALELVYSVQGGERDELQPITADLPGLPPLPPGRYLYADFESRSELEYLEIPLLLKWRAKLADQWHFVALAGPYAGFLLHAEQETSGTSLIYLDRGRTPLLLAGRPLPPVSFDRSTDVTDDLHTFNWGLTGGVGLLWDIGGPHRVSFEVRGQYGFREVQKDKANGESNTGAALFLLGYQYRFAP, from the coding sequence ATGAAGATTGGTGATCGGCGAATGCTCATCGCGGGAACGTTGGTCCTCGCCCTAAGCTCATCCTTCGCAGAGGGCTGGCGCGCGGGGGCGCGGGGTGGTCTGGCGGTGCCCCGGCTGCGCGGGGGCGGCAACGAGATCAGCCGCGGCTACGAGTCCATCCTCGCGCCGAACTTCGGGCTGACAGTCGAACGCGATCTCGACGCAGACTGGTCGGTCGCGCTGGAGCTGGTCTACAGCGTGCAGGGCGGCGAGCGCGACGAACTGCAGCCAATTACCGCGGATCTCCCCGGCCTTCCCCCGCTGCCGCCGGGCCGGTACCTCTACGCGGACTTCGAAAGCCGCAGCGAGCTTGAATACCTCGAGATCCCGCTGCTGCTCAAATGGCGCGCGAAACTCGCGGACCAGTGGCACTTCGTCGCGCTGGCCGGACCCTACGCGGGGTTTCTGTTGCACGCCGAACAGGAAACCAGCGGCACCAGCCTGATCTATCTCGATCGCGGCCGCACTCCGCTTCTGCTCGCCGGCCGGCCGCTGCCGCCGGTCTCGTTCGACCGCTCCACCGATGTGACGGACGACCTCCACACCTTCAACTGGGGCCTGACCGGCGGCGTCGGGCTGCTGTGGGACATCGGTGGGCCCCATCGGGTGTCGTTCGAGGTGCGCGGCCAGTACGGGTTCCGCGAGGTGCAAAAGGACAAGGCAAACGGAGAGAGCAACACCGGCGCGGCGCTGTTCCTGCTGGGCTACCAGTACCGCTTCGCCCCCTGA
- a CDS encoding RtcB family protein — MKWVRTDWGRVPVLSWCDPLDEKAAEQAANLARHPAVWKHVALMPDCHVGFGMPIGGVIACPEEVIPNAVGVDIGCGMRAVRTSVPVERLNAGLIREILNDLRREVPVGEGHAHRQPQAWEGFEQVETRPGGVDADAWELARRNLGTLGGGNHFLELQGGEDGRVWLMVHSGSRNLGLKIAHHYHRLARELCARRRLVLPDEDLACLPLDSEAGRAYLRDMAFALRYARENRRRMAQRFREAVARHLPEADFEPDIDVHHNYAAEETHFGRTVWVHRKGATAARAGEIGIIPGSMGTPSYIVRGLGHPDAFMSSSHGAGRRMGRLEACRQLTKEEADAAMRGIVFDGWKRLGGGRHRDLAGRYDLEEAPQAYKPIDEVMAAQADLVEPVVRLRPLGVVKG; from the coding sequence ATGAAATGGGTTCGGACCGATTGGGGCCGCGTGCCGGTCCTCTCGTGGTGCGATCCGCTCGACGAGAAAGCGGCCGAGCAGGCGGCGAACCTCGCACGGCATCCGGCGGTGTGGAAGCACGTCGCGCTGATGCCGGACTGTCACGTTGGGTTCGGAATGCCGATCGGCGGGGTGATCGCCTGTCCGGAGGAGGTGATCCCGAACGCGGTCGGCGTAGACATTGGGTGCGGCATGCGGGCGGTTCGCACCAGCGTGCCGGTGGAGCGGCTGAATGCGGGACTGATCCGGGAAATTCTCAACGACCTGCGCCGGGAGGTGCCGGTGGGGGAGGGGCATGCGCACCGGCAGCCGCAGGCGTGGGAGGGGTTCGAGCAGGTCGAGACGCGGCCCGGCGGCGTGGATGCGGACGCGTGGGAGCTGGCGCGGCGCAACCTCGGCACGCTGGGGGGCGGCAACCATTTTCTAGAGCTGCAGGGGGGTGAGGACGGGCGCGTGTGGCTGATGGTGCACTCCGGTTCGCGGAACCTTGGCCTGAAGATCGCGCACCACTACCACCGGCTCGCGCGGGAGCTGTGCGCTCGTCGGCGGCTGGTGTTGCCGGATGAGGATCTGGCGTGTCTGCCGCTCGACAGCGAAGCGGGGCGAGCGTATCTGCGGGACATGGCGTTCGCACTGCGCTACGCGCGCGAGAATCGCCGCCGGATGGCGCAGCGGTTCCGCGAAGCGGTTGCACGACACCTGCCCGAGGCGGACTTCGAACCGGACATTGACGTTCACCACAACTATGCGGCGGAGGAGACACACTTCGGCCGGACGGTGTGGGTGCATCGCAAGGGAGCCACGGCCGCGCGCGCCGGTGAGATCGGGATCATACCCGGCAGCATGGGGACCCCCTCCTACATCGTCCGCGGCCTCGGCCATCCCGATGCGTTCATGTCTTCCTCTCATGGCGCAGGCCGGCGGATGGGTCGGTTGGAGGCCTGCCGCCAGCTCACGAAGGAGGAGGCCGATGCCGCGATGCGCGGGATTGTGTTTGACGGCTGGAAGCGGCTCGGCGGTGGGCGGCATCGGGATCTCGCCGGCCGATATGACCTGGAGGAGGCGCCGCAGGCCTACAAGCCGATTGACGAGGTCATGGCCGCGCAAGCCGACCTCGTTGAGCCGGTGGTGCGGTTGCGCCCCTTGGGTGTGGTGAAGGGCTGA